Proteins encoded by one window of Shewanella avicenniae:
- a CDS encoding bifunctional diguanylate cyclase/phosphodiesterase, producing MNSNDTLAVEFKRITVAQQALLGVSELANTVNTMQEFYFGLHRHLKQLIPADNFYIALKQQDRIELPFFADEKDAHPSEVYSDEHLSDTLKRGLTGYVLRNQTPLLCDEHMAQELTELGEIDDLGSPSHQWFGVPIKHHGLVIGVLVVQSYRPEICYNRRDQELMEFISQHIAGVLERLRHQQQLELAIEQRTQELSQAYEKLKLEVYERRRAERLQRSLFEIADLATSNLEDGEFYAELHRVISHLLPAQNCYIALLTSDRSQLEFPFYVSQQNNVPPKTRPLKDGLVEYLLRTQRPMLLDQNAMKKLISQGEIYNRAPDLNHTQLMKQWIGIPLMLQGRICGALAVYSFSHEQKYQFKDMDLLTFVSQHIATAIERKYANDTLKRSKEELEEKVVERTRELAQANKDLQREISQRRKVELQLKHDASHDALTDLPNRMMFMACLKDAFNIHHAANNGQFALLFIDLDRFKLVNDTLGHLEGDHFLIETAHRLGLCIREQDTLARLGGDEFVILLAHIHQIEDAKDVAERILAELAKPFNLSGKMFNSGASIGIAMNGRHKNETSESLLRDADTAMYMAKTRGKGCYVVFDEHSHEQLLRNITLENELRAAIEQCQIQLSFARVESLADRQEIARDVRLVWHHAEHGIINHEQLQQLAEQANMLLDLDRYTIEMISSSYTALNLSGVSSLHLTVSSQHLTHKHALRNLKNCLRNCQFPLDHLCLFFSELAMARDNESHASGFEELRELDINLGISHYGSGYSSMVTLSFLPISQLKLEPELAQGIRSKRHQRLLNAIRLSAESMQINLIVDGIHSQAQLDCLRQMGFSTVQYAQTSDNGESIALA from the coding sequence TTGAATAGCAACGACACATTAGCAGTTGAATTTAAGCGAATCACAGTGGCGCAACAAGCACTCCTTGGTGTCTCTGAACTCGCCAATACTGTTAATACGATGCAGGAGTTTTACTTTGGTCTGCATCGGCATCTCAAGCAACTTATCCCCGCAGATAACTTCTATATTGCGTTAAAACAGCAAGACCGTATCGAGCTACCCTTTTTTGCGGATGAAAAGGACGCCCATCCTTCAGAAGTCTACTCTGACGAACATTTATCAGACACACTTAAGCGCGGTTTGACTGGTTACGTCTTACGTAATCAAACACCACTATTGTGTGATGAACATATGGCGCAAGAACTCACCGAACTGGGTGAGATCGACGATCTCGGTTCACCCTCGCATCAATGGTTTGGTGTGCCGATCAAACATCATGGCTTGGTGATTGGCGTCTTGGTCGTGCAAAGTTACCGCCCTGAGATCTGCTATAACCGCCGTGATCAAGAGTTGATGGAATTTATCAGCCAACATATTGCTGGCGTACTTGAGCGATTAAGGCATCAGCAACAGCTCGAATTGGCAATCGAGCAGCGCACCCAAGAACTTAGCCAGGCCTACGAGAAGCTCAAACTCGAAGTGTATGAACGACGTCGTGCCGAACGGTTGCAACGCTCGCTATTTGAAATCGCCGATCTAGCCACCTCGAATCTGGAAGACGGTGAGTTTTATGCAGAATTACACCGAGTCATAAGCCATTTGTTGCCGGCACAAAACTGCTATATCGCCTTATTAACATCCGATCGCAGTCAACTCGAATTTCCGTTTTATGTATCGCAGCAAAACAATGTACCGCCGAAGACGCGTCCATTAAAAGATGGCTTAGTGGAATACCTGCTTCGCACTCAAAGGCCGATGCTGTTAGACCAAAATGCAATGAAGAAGCTCATTAGCCAAGGGGAAATTTACAACCGCGCGCCCGATCTCAATCATACCCAATTGATGAAACAGTGGATTGGTATTCCGTTGATGCTTCAAGGAAGGATTTGTGGTGCGCTGGCGGTTTACTCCTTTAGTCATGAGCAAAAATATCAGTTTAAAGATATGGACTTGCTGACTTTTGTCTCGCAACACATCGCTACTGCGATTGAACGAAAGTACGCCAATGACACACTAAAACGCTCAAAAGAAGAGTTAGAAGAAAAAGTCGTTGAACGTACTCGCGAACTGGCACAAGCCAACAAAGATTTACAGCGCGAAATCTCGCAACGGCGCAAGGTGGAGCTTCAGCTTAAACATGATGCTAGCCATGATGCATTAACCGACCTGCCCAACCGGATGATGTTTATGGCGTGCCTCAAAGACGCCTTTAATATTCACCACGCAGCTAACAACGGCCAATTCGCACTGCTATTTATCGACCTTGACCGCTTTAAGTTAGTTAACGACACCTTAGGTCACCTTGAAGGTGATCATTTCCTGATCGAAACAGCGCACCGGTTAGGTCTTTGTATTCGCGAGCAAGATACCTTGGCACGCCTCGGTGGTGACGAGTTTGTGATTCTGCTGGCGCACATTCATCAAATAGAAGACGCAAAAGACGTTGCTGAGCGGATTTTGGCGGAGTTAGCCAAACCCTTTAATCTAAGCGGAAAGATGTTCAACTCTGGTGCCAGTATCGGTATTGCGATGAATGGCCGCCATAAGAATGAAACCAGCGAGTCACTGCTGCGCGATGCTGATACTGCAATGTATATGGCAAAAACCCGTGGTAAAGGCTGCTATGTGGTGTTTGATGAACATTCCCACGAGCAATTGCTACGCAATATTACCCTCGAAAACGAGTTACGCGCCGCGATCGAACAATGCCAAATCCAATTGAGCTTCGCTCGAGTTGAGTCGTTAGCCGATAGGCAAGAGATTGCCCGCGATGTCCGACTGGTGTGGCATCATGCTGAACATGGCATTATTAACCACGAGCAACTACAGCAACTGGCCGAGCAAGCCAATATGTTGCTTGATCTAGACCGCTATACGATTGAAATGATTAGCAGCAGTTACACCGCGCTTAATCTGTCGGGAGTATCGAGTCTACACTTGACGGTGTCGAGTCAACATTTGACCCACAAACACGCTCTACGCAATCTGAAAAACTGCTTACGGAATTGCCAATTCCCACTTGACCACCTGTGTCTATTCTTTAGTGAGTTGGCCATGGCGCGTGATAATGAAAGCCACGCCAGCGGCTTCGAAGAACTGAGGGAACTGGATATTAATCTGGGCATTAGCCACTATGGCAGTGGCTACAGTTCGATGGTTACCTTGAGCTTCTTGCCCATTAGTCAGTTGAAGTTGGAACCAGAATTGGCGCAAGGGATCCGCAGCAAACGCCATCAACGGCTGTTAAATGCGATTCGCCTCAGTGCTGAATCGATGCAAATCAACCTGATTGTCGATGGCATTCATAGCCAAGCCCAACTGGATTGTTTACGGCAAATGGGATTTAGCACAGTGCAATACGCGCAGACCAGCGACAACGGCGAAAGCATCGCATTAGCCTAA
- a CDS encoding MFS transporter, which translates to MSTYTRPVLLLLSGLLLLTLSIAVLNTLVPLWLARESMATWQVGMVSSAYFAGNLLGTLLAGRCITRLGFNRSYYLASLIFAVGCIGLGVVVEFYSWCLWRFIAGVGCAMIWVVVESALMCSGHSRNRGRLLAAYMMVYYFGTVAGQLLLTKLSTELMSVLPWAVALVLSSMLPLLFTRIVNNEPAAEQQTHLWSMLRLRKARLGVHGCVISGIVLGSMYGLMPLYLNHLQKDDATVGFWMALLVSAGIFGQWPVGKLADRFGRLLVLRVQVFIVILGCIAMLSHVALTPALFVLGAAGFTLYPVAMAWACEKVAQHQLVAMNQALLLSYTVGSLVGPTLTGALMETFSDGLLFIMIASVSVVYLLMLMRNAEQHPTPVAHV; encoded by the coding sequence ATGTCTACTTACACTCGACCGGTGCTGTTATTGCTCAGCGGTCTACTGCTGTTGACCCTTTCGATTGCAGTATTAAATACCCTAGTTCCCCTTTGGTTAGCGCGCGAAAGCATGGCGACATGGCAAGTTGGCATGGTCAGTTCTGCATATTTTGCCGGTAATTTGCTGGGCACGCTGCTGGCGGGGCGTTGTATTACCCGGCTTGGGTTTAATCGTAGTTATTATCTCGCGTCACTTATTTTTGCCGTTGGCTGTATCGGCTTAGGGGTTGTGGTTGAGTTTTACAGCTGGTGTCTGTGGCGGTTTATCGCTGGCGTCGGCTGTGCAATGATCTGGGTTGTGGTTGAAAGCGCGTTAATGTGCAGCGGTCATTCTCGTAATCGCGGTCGCTTATTAGCCGCTTATATGATGGTGTATTACTTCGGCACGGTAGCGGGGCAGCTGTTGCTGACAAAACTGTCGACGGAGCTGATGAGCGTGTTGCCGTGGGCAGTAGCCTTGGTGCTGAGTTCTATGCTGCCACTGCTGTTTACTCGCATCGTCAACAATGAACCTGCAGCAGAGCAGCAAACCCACTTATGGTCGATGTTGCGCCTTCGCAAGGCGCGTTTAGGGGTTCATGGCTGTGTGATTTCGGGCATTGTGCTCGGGTCGATGTATGGTTTGATGCCGCTGTACCTCAATCATTTGCAAAAGGATGATGCAACAGTGGGGTTTTGGATGGCCTTGCTGGTCAGTGCTGGCATTTTTGGTCAGTGGCCTGTGGGTAAGCTGGCGGATCGCTTTGGTCGCTTGCTGGTACTGCGGGTGCAGGTGTTTATCGTTATTTTGGGATGTATCGCGATGTTGTCACATGTCGCGTTAACACCCGCGTTATTTGTTCTCGGTGCAGCTGGTTTTACGCTGTATCCGGTGGCGATGGCTTGGGCCTGTGAGAAGGTGGCGCAACATCAATTGGTGGCAATGAACCAAGCCTTGCTGTTGAGCTATACCGTAGGCAGTTTGGTTGGGCCAACATTAACTGGCGCGCTGATGGAAACCTTCTCTGATGGTTTGCTGTTTATCATGATTGCCAGCGTGTCAGTGGTGTATCTGTTGATGTTAATGCGTAACGCCGAGCAGCATCCGACGCCGGTGGCTCACGTCTAA
- the ubiK gene encoding ubiquinone biosynthesis accessory factor UbiK, translating into MINAKKIEELAQQLSDNLPAPVKQFAGEFEERSKSILQQQLMKLDLVSREEFEVQQHVLLKTREKLEALQAKVAELEAKLSQDA; encoded by the coding sequence ATGATTAACGCAAAAAAGATTGAAGAACTGGCTCAGCAACTGAGTGACAACCTGCCTGCTCCTGTAAAACAGTTTGCCGGTGAGTTTGAAGAACGCAGCAAAAGCATTCTGCAACAACAGCTGATGAAGCTGGATTTAGTCTCTCGCGAAGAGTTCGAAGTACAGCAACATGTACTGTTAAAAACCCGCGAGAAGCTCGAAGCATTGCAAGCGAAAGTCGCTGAACTTGAAGCCAAGCTGAGCCAAGATGCGTAA
- a CDS encoding bifunctional diguanylate cyclase/phosphodiesterase produces the protein MTLFRQLYSLLFGLFLLVVASLGYVQFNETRNFLSTQMESDLNNTSHSLGLMLVPALEAGDMATVETMVNVIFEGGYYQQVQLTWMVDGKQQTWNNAIRVKGVPQWFIDLNLFPTVARESTITSGWIQLANLKITAHPGYGYNELWRIMSNTIIVFSILFLIAILTARVGLSWILKPLHDIAEHAKSVAKREFGPDMVPPKTRELKDVVEAFNSMSSQLKHLFNSLDQEVSDLRKKNLVDAVSNLPNRQYMTSRLNSWLSEPDSGALLLANLAWLEDVHSKYGYQVRDETIKLLAETLQTQLREVTDSVIARISAYEFAFLITNVEREQTSKYLQTLIRTINQEMVKAGSKPNEGYAIGIAERIGQSSVSSILAQADNALQQALKESRIFHWYESKQQQLFTREQWRFKLTETINNKKFMFRWQPIQQLGKSKLLQRELFCQLQIEDKVVHAGQFMPYVELLSLGSLMDRCIIEKIFEDGILDRVEQPLAVNITHQSITDPKFHDWLAKFLKDVNHQGLLTFEIQEASIYGDHKACEALCHIIKEYGATFGIDHFGRQFGSMTYLQSFRPSYVKLDQSFAQFEDNQHNVELCRALVNVAKGLDITVIVTGIQEEPQLARFDSLKVQGYQGFIAPPENIA, from the coding sequence ATGACCTTGTTCAGACAGTTATATTCATTGCTCTTTGGGCTATTTTTGTTAGTGGTAGCAAGCTTGGGTTACGTGCAGTTTAACGAGACCCGCAACTTTCTATCGACACAAATGGAATCTGATCTTAACAACACCAGTCATTCGCTGGGGTTGATGCTAGTCCCCGCACTAGAAGCGGGTGACATGGCCACAGTAGAAACAATGGTCAACGTGATTTTTGAAGGCGGCTACTATCAACAAGTACAACTGACTTGGATGGTTGATGGAAAACAGCAAACATGGAATAACGCCATTCGCGTTAAAGGTGTGCCGCAGTGGTTTATCGATCTTAATCTGTTCCCAACCGTGGCGAGAGAAAGCACCATTACCTCAGGCTGGATCCAACTTGCAAACCTGAAAATCACCGCCCATCCAGGTTACGGTTATAACGAGCTTTGGCGCATTATGAGTAATACTATCATAGTGTTTTCCATCTTATTTTTGATCGCCATTCTAACCGCTAGAGTCGGATTAAGCTGGATTTTAAAACCACTGCACGATATCGCAGAGCATGCCAAAAGCGTCGCCAAAAGGGAATTTGGCCCCGACATGGTACCTCCGAAAACTCGCGAACTGAAAGATGTGGTGGAGGCCTTCAACAGCATGTCTTCGCAGTTAAAACATCTGTTTAATTCGCTCGACCAAGAAGTGTCTGATCTGCGTAAGAAGAACTTGGTTGATGCAGTATCTAACCTGCCCAATCGCCAATATATGACCAGTCGCCTCAATAGTTGGTTAAGTGAGCCCGACAGTGGTGCCTTGCTGCTGGCCAACTTAGCTTGGTTGGAAGATGTTCACAGTAAATATGGCTATCAAGTGCGCGATGAAACCATCAAGCTATTGGCGGAAACACTGCAAACCCAATTAAGAGAGGTGACTGATTCGGTGATTGCCCGTATTTCGGCCTATGAATTTGCTTTCTTGATCACCAATGTTGAACGTGAACAAACCAGTAAATATCTGCAAACCTTGATTCGCACCATCAACCAAGAGATGGTCAAAGCTGGTAGCAAACCCAATGAGGGCTATGCAATAGGGATTGCAGAGCGTATTGGCCAATCGTCGGTGTCCAGTATTCTGGCACAAGCCGATAATGCCTTACAGCAAGCACTCAAAGAGAGCCGCATTTTCCATTGGTATGAATCGAAGCAACAACAGCTGTTTACCCGTGAACAGTGGCGGTTCAAACTGACGGAAACCATCAACAACAAGAAATTTATGTTCCGTTGGCAGCCTATTCAGCAGTTAGGTAAGAGTAAACTGCTGCAACGTGAACTTTTCTGTCAGTTGCAGATTGAAGACAAAGTGGTTCACGCTGGCCAATTTATGCCTTACGTTGAGTTATTGTCGTTAGGTAGCTTGATGGACCGCTGTATTATCGAGAAGATTTTTGAAGACGGTATTCTCGACCGAGTTGAACAACCGTTGGCGGTCAACATCACCCATCAAAGTATCACCGATCCGAAATTCCATGATTGGTTAGCTAAGTTCTTAAAAGATGTGAATCATCAAGGACTACTCACCTTTGAAATCCAAGAAGCCAGTATTTATGGTGACCACAAAGCCTGTGAAGCCTTATGCCACATTATTAAGGAATATGGAGCTACGTTTGGGATTGACCACTTTGGACGTCAATTTGGCTCGATGACCTATCTGCAAAGTTTCCGCCCTAGCTATGTGAAACTTGATCAGTCATTTGCCCAGTTTGAAGATAACCAACACAATGTCGAATTGTGTCGCGCATTAGTGAATGTAGCCAAAGGCTTAGATATCACCGTTATTGTCACAGGTATTCAGGAAGAGCCGCAATTAGCCCGCTTTGATAGCCTTAAAGTTCAGGGTTACCAAGGCTTTATTGCGCCACCAGAAAATATCGCCTAA
- the rep gene encoding DNA helicase Rep, which yields MKLNPAQNDAVHYISGPCLVLAGAGSGKTRVIVNKIGYLIQTCGYKARHIAAVTFTNKAAREMKERVSQSIGRKEARGLWISTFHTLGLEIIKREHKALGLKPGFSLFDDQDSMALLKELTEKELQEDKDLLRLLATTISNWKGGLIIPDRARKIAKGEQEQLFALLYQRYAQHMKAYNALDFDDLILLPTLLLQFNEEVRKRWQKRIQYLLVDEYQDTNTSQYELVKLLVGERARFTVVGDDDQSIYSWRGAKPQNLVLLGKDFPELKLIKLEQNYRSSQRILRAANILIANNPHVYDKSLFSELPYGEPLRVLNAANEEQEAERVVAEIIRHKFMGKTNFGDYAVLYRGNHQSRLLERALMTNRIPYRLSGGTSFFSRAEIKDIMAYLRLVVNPDDDNAFLRVVNLPKRGIGPATLEKLGNFANSKHISMFEAIFDAGLHQHLSAGAIESLFKFGRFIVDTGEIAERGEGVDAIKQLIRNINYEDYLYETSPSAKAAEMRMKNISELYRWVTEMLAGDDLDEPMTLPEVVTRLTLRDMMERNNEDEAGDQVQLMTLHASKGLEFPYVFIVGMEEGLLPHQSSIDEDNIEEERRLAYVGITRAQQELFFVVTRERRQFGETIQSQISRFIDELPQDDLHWDNRKPEKKTEQERMQTGKANIANLREMFKK from the coding sequence ATGAAGTTAAATCCCGCGCAGAACGATGCCGTTCATTACATCTCTGGTCCCTGTTTAGTCCTTGCCGGCGCAGGCAGTGGTAAGACGCGCGTGATCGTCAATAAAATTGGCTATCTCATCCAAACCTGTGGTTATAAGGCGCGCCATATTGCTGCTGTGACCTTTACCAACAAAGCCGCGCGAGAGATGAAAGAGCGGGTGTCACAGTCGATTGGTCGCAAAGAAGCCCGTGGCTTGTGGATCTCGACTTTCCACACACTGGGCTTAGAAATCATCAAACGTGAACACAAAGCGCTGGGGTTAAAACCGGGGTTTTCCCTGTTTGATGATCAGGACTCGATGGCGCTGCTGAAAGAGCTGACTGAGAAAGAGCTACAAGAAGACAAAGATTTACTGCGCTTGTTGGCAACGACAATTTCAAACTGGAAAGGCGGACTGATCATTCCCGACCGCGCCCGCAAGATCGCCAAAGGCGAGCAAGAACAGCTGTTTGCATTGCTATACCAGCGTTATGCGCAGCACATGAAAGCCTACAATGCGCTCGATTTTGATGACCTGATCCTGTTGCCCACCTTGCTGCTGCAGTTCAACGAAGAGGTGCGCAAGCGGTGGCAGAAACGGATTCAATATCTGCTGGTGGACGAATATCAAGACACCAATACTAGCCAATACGAGTTGGTCAAACTGCTGGTGGGTGAGCGAGCACGTTTTACCGTGGTGGGCGATGACGACCAATCTATCTACTCATGGCGTGGCGCTAAGCCGCAAAACCTGGTGCTACTTGGCAAAGACTTCCCCGAGTTGAAGCTGATTAAACTGGAGCAGAATTATCGCTCCAGTCAACGGATTTTGCGTGCCGCTAACATATTGATTGCCAACAACCCGCACGTGTACGACAAGTCGCTGTTTAGTGAGTTGCCCTATGGCGAGCCGCTGCGGGTGCTCAATGCGGCCAACGAAGAGCAAGAAGCGGAGCGCGTTGTCGCAGAGATTATTCGGCACAAGTTTATGGGCAAAACCAACTTTGGTGATTATGCGGTGCTATATCGCGGTAATCACCAGTCGCGCTTGCTGGAGCGGGCGTTGATGACCAACCGTATTCCGTATCGATTAAGTGGCGGCACCTCATTTTTCTCGCGCGCAGAAATCAAAGACATCATGGCGTACCTGCGTTTGGTGGTGAACCCTGACGATGACAATGCCTTTTTGCGGGTAGTGAACTTGCCCAAACGTGGCATTGGCCCTGCAACCTTGGAAAAACTCGGCAATTTTGCCAACAGCAAACATATCTCTATGTTTGAGGCAATTTTTGATGCCGGCCTGCATCAGCATTTGAGTGCTGGCGCGATCGAGAGCTTATTTAAGTTTGGTCGATTTATTGTTGATACCGGCGAAATTGCTGAGCGTGGCGAAGGTGTGGATGCCATCAAGCAATTGATCCGCAATATTAACTACGAAGATTATCTTTACGAAACCAGCCCCAGCGCTAAAGCCGCTGAGATGCGGATGAAGAATATCTCTGAGTTGTATCGCTGGGTGACTGAGATGTTAGCTGGCGATGATCTTGATGAGCCAATGACCTTACCCGAAGTGGTTACGCGGCTGACGTTGCGCGACATGATGGAACGCAATAACGAAGATGAAGCGGGTGACCAAGTGCAGTTGATGACACTGCATGCTTCCAAAGGCTTGGAATTCCCCTACGTGTTTATCGTGGGTATGGAAGAAGGGTTACTGCCACACCAAAGCAGTATCGATGAAGATAACATCGAAGAGGAACGTCGCTTAGCCTATGTGGGGATCACGCGGGCGCAGCAGGAACTGTTCTTTGTGGTCACCCGTGAACGACGCCAGTTTGGCGAAACGATTCAAAGCCAAATCAGCCGGTTTATCGACGAGTTACCGCAAGACGATTTACATTGGGATAACCGCAAACCGGAAAAGAAAACCGAGCAGGAGCGGATGCAGACTGGCAAAGCCAATATTGCCAATTTACGCGAGATGTTTAAGAAATAG
- a CDS encoding phosphatase PAP2 family protein, with translation MPITRATMLCGVTSWLLLLLPPLLVTLSGRALFPLLDLSSGFAELNYALTMTGTRPWGVVTSIVVLGWVLVQLPSRLRLPIFCTLLLALGLNLLLSHGLKQLFAEPRPYVEYLAQHGLLNLSQFYQADSSERSVLLAALSRDQLPIPISANVWSQWQFETSYSFPSGHTLFSCTLALSSSVALLKRKRILLPMLLLCWAWWVSLSRILLGMHWPIDVLASALLAGVITLVSNLIMHWLTAKFITNTERD, from the coding sequence ATGCCGATCACTCGCGCGACCATGCTCTGTGGTGTAACTAGCTGGCTACTGTTATTACTGCCGCCACTGCTCGTTACGCTCTCAGGGCGGGCACTTTTTCCATTGCTGGATCTTTCCAGCGGTTTCGCCGAACTGAACTATGCACTTACTATGACCGGCACTCGGCCATGGGGAGTGGTGACCAGTATTGTGGTGTTGGGATGGGTATTGGTTCAGCTCCCCTCTCGGCTGCGCTTGCCTATTTTTTGCACCCTATTGCTGGCGTTAGGCTTAAATCTGCTGCTCAGTCATGGACTTAAGCAACTGTTTGCCGAACCTCGCCCCTACGTGGAATATCTTGCCCAGCATGGCTTGCTCAATCTCAGCCAATTTTATCAAGCTGATAGCAGTGAGCGCAGTGTGCTGTTAGCAGCACTGTCACGCGATCAACTGCCGATTCCAATTTCAGCAAATGTGTGGAGTCAATGGCAGTTTGAAACGAGCTATTCATTTCCCTCTGGCCACACCTTGTTTAGCTGTACGCTTGCCCTCAGCAGTAGTGTCGCACTATTAAAGAGAAAGCGCATATTGCTGCCGATGTTACTGCTGTGCTGGGCATGGTGGGTGAGCCTGTCGCGTATTTTACTTGGGATGCACTGGCCTATTGATGTGCTCGCATCCGCATTATTAGCCGGCGTCATCACGCTAGTGAGCAACCTCATCATGCACTGGCTAACGGCAAAATTCATCACCAACACCGAACGGGACTAA